The genomic DNA GTTCTGCAGATACGCCCTGTAACAACTCTGGCCCGCCCAGGCCAAGGCTGTTACTGTCGCGACTCCAACCCAGTGTATCCCTTCCATGGATTGTGATACCCCCTTTGCAAGCTCTATTGCTGGTTCTTGCAGCATGGCCCACAGAGGATGCAGTCGCCGGAGCTGTGCAGCCAGAGGAAAGCGTCTTCGCCTGCGGCTTCTTTTGCTTCCAGGATTTCTTTCACGGTCGTTGTCATGTTCTTTTCTCCTCTCGGTGGTTTTCGCTGTCATCAGCGTATGATTATTTGTACCACGGGCAATAAAAGGTGTCAATAGATTTTTTGTACCACAACAAAATGTTTTTCCCGGAGGCCAAAACCGACCAGATAACAACGGCTTGCACCGGATTAGACCCCGGTGAAGCCGCAGCCGTTCGCCGCTAAAAATCAGTCCCGTCATTTTCGACCGAAGGCATCATGCCACGCAGTCGCCGTGCAGATTCGGCCATCACAAGATCGGCGTCACGGTCGAGTTCCGCAGGCACCCTCATGGTAAATTCACTATCCATCCGTCCGCGCCCGGTGGAAACAACGTCTGCCAATTCGTCAAGGCGGGCGGCCAGCACTTCATTCGGAACGTCTGCGCTTTTTCGATACTTTGTGCTCATCTCTCTTGCCTCCTGTGGTGAAAAGCGGCGAACCAATCAGTCAAGCGGACGCCGGACCGCTGGCGCGGCCGGGTCCGCCGCTTACCTCATCGTTAGATTCTAAATCGGCGCAAAGGCATTTAAGGCCAATGCGATCAGCGCGTCTCTGAAATCAACAGGGGTCGCGTTTGCCTCCCGCTTCCCCAGCGTCGGCTTGTTCCGGTCTTTTCCGCGTTGGTCGTGGAATCCTACCTGGTGCGTTCCGATCGGTCGCTCCCACCGCAATTCAAGCGGTTTCCTTCGTCCCTTGTAATACAGCCATGTGGCCTTATTCGCTCGATGACCATAGGCGCTTTGCCATACCTCGCATACCCATCCGATGCCGCTTCGGCTCCACCCTACGCCCGTCGGTCTTACCAACCCGTGCGCTTTCCATGCCCTTGTTTTGGCCGGGTGCTCCAGCACTCCGCCCCAGCGGTTCACGGCTGCAAGTGCGGCGGAAAAACACCCGCCGTCGTTTCCTGGCCTGTTGTGTTCTCCGCCCCATCGGGCGAAGTTCACGTTTGCCATCGCCCCCCACAGTTGGCAGGGTGGGTGAGCCACCACCGGCAGTGGTCCAGCGTAATTTCTAGCGTCCCTTTTCTCGTCCCACGGGTCTATTCCGGCCATACCCACATAGCATCCGTCTGGCTGCACAAACAGGGCGGCAACCCTATGGCCTTCGGCCAGCGCCGATTTAAAATCTAACCCATCGATCGAGGCGGACGGGTTACACTGTTCTGGTTCTCGAAAAAAGTTCTGCTGCATTGTTCCTCCCAACGCCGCCGCTCATCTCACCCGTTAGAAATCCTCCTACCGTTTTGGGACAGGTGGCGGCGGTGGTGCTGGAGGCCTTGGCGGCATCCACTCGGAATTTAAGGCATATTCATTTGCTCTTTCCTTTGTTGGTACGCACTTGGCGCAAACATATTTCAAGTGACCATGCCCGTTGAAAAAAGGACCGCTGAGGAACCTCCAGCCTTTTTCGCGGCGGAATTCTTTATTGCAGGCACAGCAGAGGTGCCAGCGGAACAGGGAGAAATGCTTAAAAATCCCATGCTCGTATTGTTTGATATGTTGTCGTTTCATAGGAGCCTCGGTTTTCTAACCAGTTAATCAACCGGATTCGCTACGCTCTCCGGTTATCTTTATCGTTAAGTGTCACTGCGCCGCCAGCAATAGGCACCCTTGCGATAGGCGCTCTACGATCTTGCGGCAGTATTCCTCTTTCCCCTCGATCCCAACCGCCCGCAGCCCGAGCTCCCGCGCAACGGCCAGGGTCGTCCCGCTCCCCGCGAAGAAGTCCAGCACGGTCCCGCCAGGGGGTACGCTGTACTGCAGCAGCGGGCGGATGATCGCCTCCGGCTTCTGAGTCGGGTGTACGGCGTAGCCGTGGCAGCTCCGGGCGTAGATCACCGACTCCTCGAGGCGCGGCCCACCGTCTTCCGAGCGGTACACCGCCTCCCCGATGTCGCCCCACTGGGGCGGGCGCTTCTTCCGGCGCACCGTCCGGGCCGTGGCGTCGTTGGTGTAGATCGGGCTCTTGTACAGGTCGGCCCAGGCGGTCCCCTTCCGG from Geoalkalibacter sp. includes the following:
- a CDS encoding site-specific DNA-methyltransferase, with the translated sequence MKPYYEDDQITLYRGDMREIVPALGLTADAIVTDPPYGETSLEWDRWPEGWPKVAATVAPQMWCFGSLRMFMDKGYDLAGWQMAQDIIWQKHNGTNPFNDRFRRVHELAAHFYRKGTAWADLYKSPIYTNDATARTVRRKKRPPQWGDIGEAVYRSEDGGPRLEESVIYARSCHGYAVHPTQKPEAIIRPLLQYSVPPGGTVLDFFAGSGTTLAVARELGLRAVGIEGKEEYCRKIVERLSQGCLLLAAQ